gttttcatcaaggatgtctctgtacattgctgcattcatctttccctcgatcctgactagtcttccagttcctgccgctgaaaaacatccccacagtatgatgctgccaccaccatgcttcactgtagggatggtattggccaggtgatgagtggtgcctggtttcctccagacatgatgcttgccattcaggccaaagagttcaatctttgtcttggtcttggtctgagagtccttcaggtgccttttggcaaactccagatgggctgtcatgtgccttttactgggGAGTGgattccatctggccactctaccatacaggcctgattggtggagtgctgcagagatggttgttcttctggaaggttctcctctctccacagagacacgctggagctctgtcagagtgaccatcggatTTTTGGTCAggtccctgactaaggcccttctcccccaatCTCCACCCGATCCCCcgaagggccggtgtgggtgcaggttttcattccaaccaagcaggagacacacctgattccaccagtttaatcagctgatcttggctttcaatagattcaggtgtggcttctgcttggttggaatgaaaacctgcatccacaccagccctttccggataagattgcccacctctggcctaggccatctttatgtagagcaacaattctttttttcagatcctcagagagttctttgccacgaggtgccatgttgaacttccagtgagcagtatgagggagtgtgagagcgatgacaccaaatttaacacacctgctccccattcacacctgagaccttgtaacactaacaagtcacatgaccctggggagggaaaatggctaattgggcccaatttggacattttcacttaggggtgtactcacttttgttgccagcggtttagatattaatggctgtgtgttgagttattttgaggggacagcaaatttacacggttacacaagctgtacactcactactttacattgtagcaaagtgtcatttcttcagtgttgtcacatgaaaagatataatcaaatatttacagaaatgtgaggggtgtactcacttttgtgagatactgtatgtacatgtgcttttttattttttatttttaataaatttgcaaagatttcaaacaaacttctttcatgttgtcattatggggtattgtttgtagaattttgaggaaaataatgaatttaatccattttggaataaggctgtaacataacaaaatgtgaaaaaagtgaagtgctgtgaatactttccggatgcactgtatttctgtaaagcttatttgagACAATGTcaattgtaaaaagcgctatacaaataaattgaattgaattgaattgaataactCCATTGTGGTGCTGTGgtgggatcttaagagagctgtgcacaaacaaatgccctcaaacatcaatgaattgaagcaatgttgtaaagacGGGCCACAATTTGTCCAAAACCATGTGAGAGACTGTTcaactattttttttccacctggTTTATGAattttggtttactttttggaaGAATCAAAATcggttgtgtttttaattttgttgtcacctgaggttgtTTGCtggtttatagaagttggtgaggaccacacagtTCTTATTTAGGCtctgataaataaaaagacagaattGAAGGTAGGAGTACTTTTACCTCATGAGTGTAAATAGTTAACACCTTGTgaatttcagaaatatttaatatgcttttttgctttattaatgataaaaaaaagcttaaacGATAGCAAAAACTCCCACTTGCACCAAGAACTGTCAAAATGAAATAGAGATGTCAACATCTTAATATGCAGCTAGTCAATTTTACTTAGTCTACATTATTGCAATATGTTAATTggataataatttttttcatctCATGTTGAAATTTGATTGACCAGGTATGATACAAAAAATTAACGGTTTTAAATTTGTAATTGCTAATGACAGTAGGACAATGAAAATGTGTCTCAAAATCCCAAACGTGTTATCATAATTTAccaaacattacaaaaaatgCTTTTCATTCAGTTTTGACAAAAAGAATAAGCCatgctttttttaatataacacaaacatttgttttcctTCACATGGAATTAGTCAACACCTACTggatttcagaaatgtttcatttgttgttgttttgttttcaaaataatgaCAAGAATGCTTAGACCATTTCAAAAACTCCCAGATCATCTGAATTCACCCCATTCCTTAACCACTTGCACCACAGAACTGACACAGTGAGGGGTGTAGCATCTTCTCTATCTAGTTGTTAACAGACTAATCGAGGTGAACTGGGCCTGCTCAGCATTTTGCCACAGAGAATGGTAACCTTGTCCTaagcaggaaaataattagcttataacattatataattatttattattatatagggagcattttttttttttggtcttttcgTTCAAACGTCTTCTGATGTTTTTaggacaaataaaagaaaaacatatttcccttattcattctttcatcattTAAACTGATATTCTCTAGTTTGTTTGTCACGAGTTAAAATATATCAGCATACAGTAATCCAATTGGAAACAGGTTTTATTTGCATGGAAATAAACGCCTGTCTTATTTTAGGTAGTTATTTTTGGGTAGCAAAATTCCTAAACGTACAACGAATCGGCCACACAACTCTCAAATTAGTATTGGTTGTTTTATTTAGacgtttattttcttttacaagtgCTGGGTCGTTTTTAAAAACGAAAATGTTTTGTTGGTCCTCTCTGTCAAAAGCACATTCAGCATCTAATAGTACTGTTTCCCGAGTGCGGAGACTATGACCGCCAGGAACTTCTGCAGAGCTGCCTGCACTTCAGCTGTGAAGCTAGAACCCAGGACAGAGGCAACTACAATGGTAATGCAGTCAGCCAACAGCTATAGGAGGAAACAGAGGATAAAGAATGAACACAAGTTAAGTTATAGAACGAGAGATTAATGTGGGCTAAATGTTAAACTGGCAGTGAATTAACTAACAGAAGTAATGGcttacaaataaatcaaataagaCGCACCCTGAAGTTTTGGGGATCCACGTGCAGTTGTTCAGAGTGCAGCACACTCAAGTCGGCGTAAGTGCTCTTAATGTTGTCCATGTTCTTCACAGCTTTCTCCAGACCACGCATTACCGTCAAGCCATGGGCAGCAACTTTGGGATTTCCCAAGATGGCAGCGGCGTTATACAAGTTTCCAAATTTACTGAAATACCTCTGGGTCCATGGGTACACGACCAGACACCTGAGTAGCATTAAAAAAGTACTTATAATTGTTAATTCCTGAAGTCTTCTCAAGtcatttattgaaatatttatttgggtCTGATAatacatatttgcataaatgtaCCTTGTCAATGCCTGGTGACCGACAGACTCGTAATCGATCTTGGAAAAGATGTCCTGGATGGTAGTGCGCTCGAAGTCTGTCCACTGAACCATGTTGCTGGCTTTTGGGGTTTCTGAATGTCTTGATGAACGAAGAGTCCTAGACGCAAACAGTCTTGGTCCCCAGCTTATATATTCATTTGACTACTCCTCCCAGATTCAGGCGATTGGGCGCACAGTTTGGGATGGGTTCATTCATGGGGTCATATCAGATATGTGCATGTCTCTTACAAAACGGTTTTCATAGAATTCATTCAAGAATATGtagtaattcaattcaattcaattcaattttatttgtatagcgctttttacaatagacattgtctcaaagcagctttacagaaatatcaacatggtatacagatattaaaggtgtgaatttatcccaactgagcaagccactgagtggcgacggtggcaaggaaaagctccatccagaggcagaaaggatctggatctctagtatctccataaattcgtgtggggctcggcgaaaggagggagggagaaaaaagattattatgactgcgaagtagtagaacagaatctagtcagggtaggcttgagtaaacaaatacgttttaagcctagacttaaacactgagactgtgtctgagtcccgaacactaataggaagactgttccataactgtggggctctataagcgaaggctcttcccccgttgtagccttcactattcgaggtaccgtcaaatagcctgcatcttttgatctaagtaggcgtggcggatcatataaaaccaaaaggtcgcttagatattgtggcgcaagaccgtttagtgctttataggttaataaaagtattttatagttaatgcgagtaCAATACCATTACTAGTACAGTAACATTACTTACTAACCCTGTAGTAAGTGAGTacattattagaaaaaaaaaggttattcgGATACTTAGGGGTTCCTGTCTTTCTAAAAGGGTACTATCAGAAATGTTCTGAAGagttctacatggaacctttAAATGTTCCCCCGGGATTTTGGATGCAATTTTATTTCCTAAGTGTGTAGTTTGCAACTCGATTTAGCTCAATAACTACatatatattaacaataataactaTCATATATTTGATTAGTGCAAGCAAAATCAATCGGATGTGCACGCAAAGTGCTTCTAAAGCTGTAGAAGATGAAATTGGTACTTTTCAAATTCCCAtgatgttgttcttgttgtttttaaaacttaacATGTATTCTGTAACGTTCATGTAttgtatttcaaatatattctaTATAGTATGTCAGAAATACTACTCGCCCCTGTAAGCAGCTGTTCAGTGGAAAGATATAAAGTCTGttcaatattacatttacatttacatttacatttattcacttagcagacgcttttatccaaagcgacttacaaattagaaaaatacaagcaaagcgatctatcaagcagagaacaatacaagtagtgctaccatacaagatccattaattgagttccagaagaagcaaagtgcacagagtagaggtgtaagtgcaattttttttttttttttatgatttggttaggtgttcacggaaaaTATGCTGTTCAATATCtaactgaaacaaacacaaaagcctAAAGCCCTAAACCTTTACAACTTGCGGCTCACACAACCATAATTTTCCATGTGTACGTTGTCACTCAACAAATCAGCATTTAGAAGAGAATTAATGAACATAAAGCACAGCAAAACTTTTCAGTACTATTTGCACTGAATGCCAATATTTCAGACTGTAGGTCTACCAGTGCACACTGGTGTCGGTTAAAGTTCAAACTTCGTGCAAAGTTTAACTTCCACAGCAGAATTTCCTCTTAAGTCAAATATAAGTTAGTAAAACGTAAATAGTTAAATAGTTGTATGTTTATGTTAAATTAATGAAATAGTAATTCGTACATTTACGAACTTAATTTTTTGTATTAACATGGATATTATATCAATATGTAAAAGCTACCTAAGGTCATAATCACTTTTTAGAGTGGAGGCGAGTTAATGTGGGTGTAAAAGGTGTATTAACACCCATGTTGTTCGGATTAAAACTTATTTTTCCCTCTAAGACAAAACGttgttatttctgttttaaatgttaaagtgcTCTCTGCACAAACTATTCACAGACGTGCCTTTTTTGACATGTATTGTGGAAGTAGGACTAACGGGTCAGCAGGTTAAATGGGAAAGCATAACTTAGCAGCAGGTGAATAAGGTCGACTGGGAAATAAAGAATAAGCAGGGAGAAAAGGTGGGAAATAGACTACAGAACGTCACATAGGCATACTACTGAGTATGCagagatttttttattgttcagtgttcatATAATTTTAGTGATTTATgctgatgtttatttttaatgcccTTTTTTACTTGCAAAACATGAAGGATAAAATATTTCTTCTCTGTTGTTAATGCTGTAAGAAATGTAGCAATGTTCAAATTTACTGTGGCTGATCAAAGCATTTTGCCTTTCTACCAGTAGGAGGTGCTCCTGATTCATGGGGTCAAAAAGACGGTGCAAGAAATGTAAAGGCTTGAGTTATAaaagaacacaattaaacaataataaataaataaactagctGTGTATGGAGACAGAGTCTATATTAGAAAAGCATTGAGCCAGTACATGGCAAAATCTAATGTGGAAGTAAGGACAATTCTATGGCATTCAATCTGAGGAAACAATTAATTTGAGTGGGGAAAAACACATGTTGGTGAAAGCTGAGTCAGAGGTGATTGTGTccgtaaataataaaaaaaaattatattcaaaAGTCTATAAAACTTGAAATAAAGTCAATCCAACTCTTAATACAATGTCAACAGAGGAAATGATTGTTTTGGAATCTCTTGTTTTTACTAATGGCATCATAGGTGAATATAGAGAGGAGAGGTATGTGGTCCACTAAAAAAACAGTCAAAATACTGGCAGTAATTTGAAGTGTGGAAAGTtgacaaatatatttatg
The sequence above is drawn from the Ictalurus furcatus strain D&B chromosome 24, Billie_1.0, whole genome shotgun sequence genome and encodes:
- the LOC128600720 gene encoding hemoglobin subunit beta-like isoform X2, with the protein product MVQWTDFERTTIQDIFSKIDYESVGHQALTRCLVVYPWTQRYFSKFGNLYNAAAILGNPKVAAHGLTVMRGLEKAVKNMDNIKSTYADLSVLHSEQLHVDPQNFRLLADCITIVVASVLGSSFTAEVQAALQKFLAVIVSALGKQYY
- the LOC128600720 gene encoding hemoglobin subunit beta-like isoform X1 produces the protein MVQWTDFERTTIQDIFSKIDYESVGHQALTRYIYANMYYQTQINISINDLRRLQELTIISTFLMLLRCLVVYPWTQRYFSKFGNLYNAAAILGNPKVAAHGLTVMRGLEKAVKNMDNIKSTYADLSVLHSEQLHVDPQNFRLLADCITIVVASVLGSSFTAEVQAALQKFLAVIVSALGKQYY